A window of Methanocaldococcus vulcanius M7 genomic DNA:
ACTGCCGTGTCGTAATCGTCTTCATCAAGATCTCCGATATATTTTGTATAATTTTCATTATCTATATTTAAAATCATTACACAATGTTTAATTTTTGAATTTCCTCTATTTGCAATTCCTACGGTCAACTCTACATAATCTCCCCTGTTTTCTACATCATCTAAATAAATAAATGGTTGATCTGGATATATCTTCTTTAAAACTCTTATATTTATTGGAATAGTTGTATTGTATCTGTTTCCATCTTCTCCTGTCCAATACAACTCTGCATTGATTGAATATATTCCATCCTCTATTTCAGGTATCGCATATAACTCAATAGGAATAGTTTTCTGCTCTCCTGCATTTAAACAACCTAAATACACTGAACTTCCGCCTAATACATTGATCTTTTCATTTCCTTTAAGATAAATGCTTAGATATTTTGCAGTTCCGGTTCCGTCATTTTTTATAGTTATGTGTATAAATTTACTCCTGCCGGGTGTTATGGAGGTGTTATCAACATTTATTTCAAAGTTGGCTTTTCCGTAGATTGGTAGGTAGTATATTTTTGTTAGTTGGTAGTGGTTTGTTATTTCTTTTCCGTTTTCGGTTTCTACTTCATCGTAGTTTACTTTTATGTCTATTTCATAGTTGTTTGAGGGAGCGTTTTCATTAACATGGAGTTTAAAGTGAACGACCTCCGACTCTCCAATGTTCAAATGACTAATATAAACCCTCCCTTTCACAGGATTAACTTGCTTTAACTCAAAAGGATAATGCGGTTTAATCTCAACCACAATATTTTTAAGTTCATGATTATAATTATCATTCGTAACCTTAACCCACAAATCCACATCATCCCCAGGATGAATAACACTCGGCTGATACTCAACCTCCCCAACCTGCAAACCAAAGGTTGGAAGCATTAGGGAAAATATGCAAAAAGGTAGAAGAAGGTAGATAATAGCTTTTTCTCTGTTCATTTTTTCCCTCTCTATCTCAATCTATATATAAGATCTTGTTCATAATAATTTATATAGTATGGCTATTTTGGGGAGTGGTTATGAAAATTGATGACATCGTTGCTTTTGCATTTAAGAATATTTCAAAAAAGAGAACGCAAAGCATGTTAACGATTATTGGAATAGTTATTGGAGTTTTAGCGATGGTTAGTTTAATATCTCTTGGTTATGGAGTTCAAAACTATATAAAAGAAGAAATGATGAAGATCGGATCAAATAAAATAACAATTCTACCAATGAAGCAATTTGGAGTTCCTCCATCTCATTATTTTACTAAAAAAGATGTTAAAGCAATTGAGAATGTTAAAGGCGTTGATGCAGTAATGTATGGTTGGTATGGAGGTTGTGAGATTGAATACAACGGAGAGAAGAAGTTTGTCTCCTATTATTATGCGAAACCTTCCCAATTAAAAAAGGTGTATAAGGGAAGTGGTTATGAGATAGACGAGGGAAGATGGTTGAGCGATAATGACAAATATGCGTGTGTTATTGGATATGGAACCGCTCATGATTTATTTAATAGAGAAATAAAAATTGGAGATGTTATAAAAATTAAAGACAAGAAATTTAGAGTTGTTGGAATTTTAAAACCTGTCGGAGATCAGCAAGATGACAATTCCGTTTTATTAAATATCGATATTGGAGAGAAGTTATTTGGAAATGAGGGAAAATATAATTTTATTACTGTTACAGTAAAAGAGGGAGAGGATATAAATGAAGTCGCAAATGAAATTAAAAAGGCCTTAAAAAAATCTTTTGGAAGTGATGATTTTTCAGTTTTAACTGCGGAACAGCTTGCTGAAACTGTCGGATCAGTTCTTGGGGTTATAACCATATTTGTAGTTGGTGTGGCAGGAATTTCCTTACTTGTTGGAGCTGTTGGCATATCAAACACTATGCATATGAGTATTTTGGAAAGAAGAAAGGATATTGGAATCTTAAAAGCACTGGGAGCTAAAACTACCGATATTTTGGCAATATTTGTTGTTGAGTCAGGATTTTTAGGACTTTTTGGTGGAATGATCGGATTGATCTTGGGAATAGTGCTTGCTAAATTTGTAGAGTCGCTTGCTCATAAGTTTGGGTATTTGATGGTAAATGCATGGATCTCTTGGGAACTAATTGTTGGGGTGTTAATATTTTCCTTTTTAGTTGGAGTAATTAGCGGATACTTCCCTGCAAGGAGTGGAGCGAAACTAAATCCTATAGAAACATTAAGAGGGGAGTAATATTGATAAAAGTTAAAAATGTTTGGAAAATTTATGGAAAAGGAGAAGCAAAAACCATTGCCTTAAAGAATATTAATTTGGAGATAGAAAAAGGAGAATTTGTTATGATAATGGGACCAAGCGGATGTGGTAAATCAACCCTCTTAAATATTTTGGGTCTTTTAGACGTCCCTACAAAGGGAGCAGTTCACTATAAGGGAAGAAAAACAAGTTCCATGAGTGAAAACGAAAGAGCAGTTTTTAGGAGGAAAATTGGGGGTTTTGTG
This region includes:
- a CDS encoding COG1361 S-layer family protein, with protein sequence MNREKAIIYLLLPFCIFSLMLPTFGLQVGEVEYQPSVIHPGDDVDLWVKVTNDNYNHELKNIVVEIKPHYPFELKQVNPVKGRVYISHLNIGESEVVHFKLHVNENAPSNNYEIDIKVNYDEVETENGKEITNHYQLTKIYYLPIYGKANFEINVDNTSITPGRSKFIHITIKNDGTGTAKYLSIYLKGNEKINVLGGSSVYLGCLNAGEQKTIPIELYAIPEIEDGIYSINAELYWTGEDGNRYNTTIPINIRVLKKIYPDQPFIYLDDVENRGDYVELTVGIANRGNSKIKHCVMILNIDNENYTKYIGDLDEDDYDTAVFKINKFGNLTLNVEVSYFDDYHKKYNLSKTFRIEVEKKEEENFNSIYAIIGIVIVCGVIFYLIKRRKRKFDEFEDIE
- a CDS encoding ABC transporter permease: MKIDDIVAFAFKNISKKRTQSMLTIIGIVIGVLAMVSLISLGYGVQNYIKEEMMKIGSNKITILPMKQFGVPPSHYFTKKDVKAIENVKGVDAVMYGWYGGCEIEYNGEKKFVSYYYAKPSQLKKVYKGSGYEIDEGRWLSDNDKYACVIGYGTAHDLFNREIKIGDVIKIKDKKFRVVGILKPVGDQQDDNSVLLNIDIGEKLFGNEGKYNFITVTVKEGEDINEVANEIKKALKKSFGSDDFSVLTAEQLAETVGSVLGVITIFVVGVAGISLLVGAVGISNTMHMSILERRKDIGILKALGAKTTDILAIFVVESGFLGLFGGMIGLILGIVLAKFVESLAHKFGYLMVNAWISWELIVGVLIFSFLVGVISGYFPARSGAKLNPIETLRGE